The DNA sequence ACAtcagaattttaaaattatacatatgttttagtatattaaatttattgatggaCATAAGTAAATATAGGAGAAGATTGATGGACAAAAACTAAtgtaatctaaaaatatttattatgatatgtTCAAATTAAGTAGTATAATCtattacacatatattattgttaataattgaaaaaaaatgaaaatttcaggGCCTGTGGCTCAAGACATGTTCCACTGGCAAGCAACCATAATTGGACCAAATGACAGCCCATATGCTGGTGGTGTTTTCCAAGTTACCATTCATTTCCCACCTGATTATCCTTTCAAACCTCCCAAGGTACAACCTTCTcttcccctttttcttttcctttttttaatatatatatatatatatacttatttgaTGTAATATGTTCACAttgtattgaaaaattatttttaaaattttttcaatatatataacaacacaaGTAAAAATTAGGCTAACCGCTCagtgttttattaaattagtaaaagagtctcttatattttaaaaatagacaaaaaaaaccCTCCTCCTGTTTTCAAAACCCCATAAAAAAACCTCATTCTGTTAACAATTAACGAAATGTGGCATGCAGGCACAGGTGGTGCGCTTGGTTGTCAGTTTCTATTGTTTTGGTCAATATTTTAGGTCATTACGGATTAAAATACtctttatatgtttatataagaGATTAAGGCCTTTTTAGCTTGTTTTGTGTGCATTTGTTTTGCCATTATgactaaaaaatgaaataaattatatttaaatttattactttattattttttatttcaaaaacttttAGAAACAcctaaaagataaaaatactctttatacatatttatatacattattttcatatttcaacattttttaaaaatatatttatattagatataaaatatccaaaaaataaaaaaatatattataaaaaataatatattaaaaatctaTACTTTACTTTAtgtactaaatatttttttttaaataatatactaaatttaaattattatttaggtttaaatattttattaattatattacttttttatgaataatatttatatttaaattagtattatatatatttaaaagaaaaaagagatccaatatatatcaaacaaaataataattaaatatctaataactaagttaattaaaaaaattaaaactaaacataagtaaattaactaaaaaaattaaaattaattatgttttataattaagttaattaaaattaattataattgagttaattaacttaaaaagaaaaaaaatggccATCGCCGCCCCCACGTCGCTATTGTCGTTAGTCATATTTAACGGAGAGGAACGATCGGGCTGAGTTTTAAAACACAAAGggtttttttgcttatttttaaatcgaAGAAGGTTCTTTTTGCTGAGTTTTTAAAACTCAGGGgtgttttatgcaatttagcctaaaaattatgtaacctTTTGAACAgttatgtaaaaaatacaatcattGTAAActtataaagtttatatagattttatattaattataacaatcataaattttgggtaatatttactttaaattaaattttcatagtAATTCAAATTAcgttttagaaaaataatggtaaTAAATATACTTCAAAGGGGTGAAAATAATAAGGGCATTtaagtcataaaaaaaattatccatacCATGAGGGGGCATTTTGTTacattctataatttatgaagGTAAATGCACTTGATGCATAATTCAGCAgtgtcaaatatatttaaccctaAAAGAAAAAGCTTCTTACATGAGATAATGTGTCTGACATATTTTCAACACGacactttttgtttttttcccaatactttacaaatttaagagttataaaatttaaaaatgttctaaaatgaattaaaacgAAACGTGTTacccattttaattttatctttaccttattttcggataattttacccctatgcaacttttgaaaggcagttttagtccatatgcactcatagggatAAAATCGTCCGAAAATCTGACAAAGAAccaaaaataagcaatttcgtaagttactggaccaaaataaaaatgaacataattatcgaactaaaattaaaattagacatacttagcagactaaaataatacttttccctagaAAAAATCATATGTTGATGGAAAAATTAAGGAAATGATGCATGGTTTGATCAGGTAGCCTTCAGGACAAGGGTGTTCCATCCAAACATAAACAATAATGGGAATATATGCTTAGATATCCTCAAGGATCAGTGGAGTCCAGCTCTCACCATATCCAAGgtactattatttactttatgcTCCTCCTAATTCactacaatttcaaaaaataataatattcatgataaaaaaatatattaaataataattttataattactatattatatgataataattttgatcttttcgTAAAGTAGCAAGAATCGTGTATAAAGTTTTTACTGTATACTATTACCTCGTCGTCACAGTACACGTGATACTAATTATTGGCTTTATAATTGTTGGCTTGaatgcatttttagtcctgcaACTATACTCATTTGAcgttttagtcctttatttTGTTAGAATTACGAAATAATCCTGTacatttg is a window from the Sesamum indicum cultivar Zhongzhi No. 13 linkage group LG15, S_indicum_v1.0, whole genome shotgun sequence genome containing:
- the LOC105178176 gene encoding ubiquitin-conjugating enzyme E2-17 kDa, which gives rise to MASRRILKELKELQRDPPTSCSAGPVAQDMFHWQATIIGPNDSPYAGGVFQVTIHFPPDYPFKPPKVAFRTRVFHPNINNNGNICLDILKDQWSPALTISKVLLSICSLLTDPNPDDPLVPEIAHMYKTDRSKYDTMARTWTQKYAMC